A genomic window from Chrysoperla carnea chromosome 3, inChrCarn1.1, whole genome shotgun sequence includes:
- the LOC123296511 gene encoding myb-like protein X, giving the protein MFIKSSLMFLVLSCVYFQFCLSQILEDNSDEIGGRRISSSDNFSVVRGVLSIFQTAFQLFREGISETFRFSLNDPNQGFFSGIRNCFRIIFSMVRHIFEGILSIGKSLPSYLDTAAQITNVLINNSTPIRRDRSSFSNNVGNRKSASEIFFKQNNQTSDERVNHSQPDIEEFDDFESNGDDDDERLSENLKALASKDSKNYEIMKQNSASRHTFNHLQPDIEKFDNFESNEDDDDEKLADNLKALASKDSKNDEILKQNSASRSTLNHLQPEIEESYDLESNEDDSDKRLAHNLRSLASEDSENLEIMKQNSASRPTLNHLQPEIEESDDLESNEDDNNEILAENLRSLASEDSENVEIMKQNSASRSTLNHLQPEIEESDDLESNEDDNNQRLTDNFKALASKDSKNVEFMKQNSASRPTLNHLQPEIEESDDLERNKDDKNERLADNLRSLASEDSENVENMKQNSASRPTLNHLQPEIEESDELESNEDDSDERLADNLKALASKDSSKSIESDAIFSSRRSTNIVKVQKQQESQQSKLESSEESSEIENNIYEFFEKLLGVNVNKSLENDPNSEQSSIYTEKYPNTLNLLDFVPNKNGDINMEQDINSNKQFDEDDSDEYVFGGNQNYDDIVTSKYPEFTSKQSQDSKKVENSKSEISHKPVYDSNTKKNEDLVGYRTSGGEDQNTTSKGSKKITIKSKTKSSNNDIKLNCTTKKCASKDTDKWEKNDFKPINGKDFTDNLKNKRSVQRSKVHVKPDKQKSIKHVNPKNILDFLDSVSNESSVSNVDYDVDGINKIKVKNGNKNNKTNLHAVSKENINLDEYETSTEVAIKSSTQSDKNTKMIDADFININEYRTGKHQKVDIKRSSFKNNPKSTKQHNDNSKQLTTPIVNILKSKSIDKSKSNLDTNKHFDQSESDENDFSSNDHVTVKNQHNSNSKQSNTPIVNILKSKSIDKSKFNLDTNKHFLQSESDEDDFISNETVTVKKQHNSSSKQPTTAILNILKSKSIDQRKSNHNTYQHSDQSESDEDEFSSNENHIVNVTTSSVTLGRPENNIKVNPFENETRTADIPVINSKQIKLDDEYHPSREEFPNYSTKSAKELKERETISYIATTQSYGNMKSPELETDESDEYRTDSKVNRNSKQTTDDISTSIRRSKNNIIVKQPGYDTDSKNIYDDNLKIRIDISRTDKNRKKYIHSDNNDTDQNEGNKAAFKRSNQNIDLDEYRTGIYKKENNNLVKKPETFHNLKNIGKQEPKHTHHFLTKRQDENGNYENYVATLAPPTYNNHAIGDEYEKENLDNNFRSEGDIQDATATRDKFRERPDFLILDHF; this is encoded by the exons atgtttataaaatcgtCATTAATGTTCTTAGTGTTAAGTTGTGTATATTTTCAG ttttgTTTATCGCAAATCTTAGAAGATAATTCAGATGAAATAGGTGGAAGAAGAATCAGCTCTAGTGACAACTTCAGTGTTGTTCGTGGAGTGTTATCCATATTTCAAACGGCTTTTCAACTTTTTCGAGAAGGAATTAGTGAAACTTTTCGTTTCAGTTTAAATGATCCTAATCAAGGATTTTTTTCG GGGATTCGAAATTGTTTCCGTATAATCTTTTCAATGGTTAGACATATCTTCGAAGGTATTCTGAGTATAGGAAAATCATTACCATCCTATTTAGATACCGCCGCTCAGATCACAAATGTACTCATAA ATAACTCAACTCCAATTCGTCGAGATCGTAGCTCATTTTCCAACAATGTAGGAAATAGAAAATCAGcctcagaaatattttttaagcaaaacaaTCAAACGAGTGATGAAAGAGTTAACCATTCACAGCCTGATATTGAGGAATTCGACGATTTTGAAAGTAATGGGGATGATGACGACGAGAGattatcagaaaatttaaaGGCTTTGGCATCAAAAGattctaaaaattatgaaattatgaaacaaaattctGCTTCTCGACATACATTCAACCATTTACAGCCtgatattgaaaaattcgaCAATTTTGAAAGTAATGAGGATGATGACGACGAGAAATTAGCAGACAATTTAAAGGCTTTGGCATCAAAAGATtctaaaaatgatgaaattttgaaacaaaattctgCTTCTCGATCTACATTAAACCATTTACAGCCTGAAATTGAAGAATCATACGATTTAGAAAGTAATGAGGATGATAGCGATAAGAGATTAGCACACAATTTAAGATCTTTGGCATCAGAAGATTCTGAAAATCTTgaaattatgaaacaaaattctGCTTCTAGACCTACACTAAACCATTTACAGCCAGAAATTGAAGAATCAGACGATTTAGAAAGTAATGAAGATGATAACAATGAGATATTAGCAGAAAATTTAAGGTCTTTGGCATCAGAAGATTctgaaaatgttgaaattatgaaacaaaattctGCTTCTAGATCTACACTAAACCATTTACAGCCTGAAATTGAAGAATCAGACGATTTAGAAAGTAATGAGGATGATAACAACCAGAGATTAACAGACAATTTCAAGGCTTTGGCATCAAaagattcaaaaaatgttgaatttatgaaacaaaattctGCTTCTAGACCTACATTAAACCATTTACAGCCTGAAATTGAAGAATCAGACGATTTAGAAAGAAATAAGGATGATAAAAATGAGAGATTAGCAGACAATTTAAGGTCTTTGGCATCAGAAGATtctgaaaatgttgaaaatatgaaacaaaattctGCTTCTAGACCTACATTAAACCATTTACAGCCTGAAATTGAAGAATCAGACGAATTAGAAAGTAATGAGGATGATAGCGATGAGAGATTAGCAGACAATTTAAAGGCTTTGGCATCAAAAGATAGTTCAAAATCCATAGAATCTGACGCTATTTTCAGCTCTAGGCGATCAACAAATATTGTAAAAGTTCAAAAACAGCAAGAATCACAACAGTCTAAACTAGAAAGCAGCGAGGAATCAAGCGAAATCGAGAATAATATCTatgagttttttgaaaaacttttgggtgtaaatgtaaataaaagtttagaAAACGATCCAAATAGCGAACAGTCTAGTATTTACACAGAAAAATACCCAAACACCTTAAATTTACTCGATtttgttcctaataaaaatggTGACATTAACATGGAACAAGATATAAATTCTAACAAACAATTTGACGAGGATGATTCAGATGAATATGTATTTGGTGGCAATCAAAACTACGATGACATTGTTACATCAAAATATCCCGAATTTACTTCCAAACAGTCACAAGATAGTAAAAAAGTCGAAAACTCTAAATCTGAAATCAGTCATAAACCAGTCTACGATagtaatactaaaaaaaatgaagatttagtTGGATATCGAACAAGTGGTGGAGAAGATCAAAATACCACTTCTAAAGgatcgaaaaaaataacaattaaatctAAAACTAAAAGTAGTAATAATgacattaaattaaactgtacTACAAAAAAGTGTGCTTCAAAAGATACGGATAAATGGgagaaaaacgattttaaacCAATTAATGGTAAAGACTTcacagataatttaaaaaataaacgatcAGTCCAAAGATCCAAAGTACACGTGAAACcagacaaacaaaaaagtattaaacaTGTGAATCCAAAAAACATCTTAGATTTTCTCGATTCAGTTTCTAATGAAAGTAGCGTAAGTAATGTGGACTACGATGTTGATggcataaacaaaataaaagtaaaaaatggaaataagaataataagaCCAACCTTCATGCCGtttctaaagaaaatataaacttagaTGAATATGAGACTAGTACTGAAGTAGCAATTAAATCTAGCACACAATcagataaaaatacaaaaatgattgatgctgattttataaatataaatgaatatcgTACTGGTAAACATCAAAAAGTCGATATAAAACGGTccagtttcaaaaataatcctAAAAGCACTAAACAGCATAATGACAATTCTAAACAACTAACCACtccaattgtaaatattttaaaatcaaaatcaattgatAAAAGTAAATCTAATCTTGATACTAATAAACACTTTGACCAGAGCGAGTcagatgaaaatgattttagtaGCAACGACCATGTCACCGTTAAAAATCAACATAATAGCAATTCTAAACAATCGAATACtccaattgtaaatattttaaaatccaaatcaattgataaaagtaaattCAATCTTGATACTAATAAACACTTTCTCCAGAGCGAGTCAGATGAAGACGATTTTATTAGTAACGAAACGGTCACCGTTAAAAAGCAACATAATAGCAGTTCTAAACAACCGACTactgcaattttaaatattttaaaatcaaaatcaattgatCAACGTAAATCCAATCATAATACTTATCAACACTCTGATCAAAGCGAGTCTGATGAAGATGAATTTAGTAGCAACGAAAATCATATCGTTAACGTTACAACTTCTAGTGTCACTCTTGGGCGaccagaaaataatataaaagtcaaCCCATTTGAGAATGAAACTAGAACTGCTGATATTCCTGTTATCAattctaaacaaataaaattagatgATGAATATCATCCTAGTAGAGAAGAATTTCCAAATTATTCTACCAAATCAGCTAAAGAATTAAAGGAACGTGAAACTATCAGTTATATTGCCACTACGCAGTCGTATGGCAATATGAAATCGCCTGAGCTGGAAACTGACGAATCAGATGAGTATCGTACAGATAGTAAAGTAAATCGGAATTCAAAACAGACAACTGATGACATTTCTACTAGCATTAGGcgatcaaaaaataatataatagtcaAACAGCCTGGTTATGATACTGACAGTAAAAATATCTAcgatgacaatttaaaaattagaatagaTATATCTAGAActgataaaaatagaaaaaaatatatacattcagATAATAATGATACTGATCAGAACGAAGGTAATAAAGCGGCATTTAAGCGATCAAATCAGAATATTGACTTAGATGAGTACCGTACTGGAAtttataagaaagaaaataataatttagtaaaaaaacccGAAAcctttcataatttaaaaaatattggtaaaCAAGAACCCAAACATACCCACCACTTTTTAACAAAGAGGCAAGATGAAAATGGTAATTATGAGAATTATGTTGCCACTTTGGCGCCACCAACATACAATAACCATGCAATAGGAGATGAATACGAAAAAGAGAATCTTGATAACAATTTTAGATCAGAAG GAGATATACAAGACGCAACAGCAACAAGAGACAAGTTTCGTGAAAGACCAGATTttctaattttggatcatttctaa